One window of the Mycobacterium sp. SVM_VP21 genome contains the following:
- the purD gene encoding phosphoribosylamine--glycine ligase, with protein sequence MRVLVIGSGAREHALLLALRKDPKVDHVVIAPGNAGTAAVAEQRDIDITSASAVTALARDVEADLVVIGPEVPLVLGVADAVRAAGIACFGPSQDAARIEGSKAFAKDVMAAAGVRTARSEIVDSPADLDAALTRFGPDAGEAAWVVKDDGLAAGKGVVVTADRAAARAHAAGLLDSGHPVLLESFLDGPELSLFCIVDGATVVPLLPAQDFKRVGDGDSGPNTGGMGAYAPLPWLSREAAAGIVTDVVEPVAAELLRRGSRFTGLLYAGLAMTSTGPAVVEFNCRFGDPETQAVLALLESPLGQLLHAAATGGLSEFGVLRWRDAAAVTVVLAAENYPGRPRVGDVIVGAEADGVLHAGTARRDDGAVVSSGGRVLSVVGVGDDLSAARADAYRILDSIRLPGSHFRSDIGAAAAEGKIQI encoded by the coding sequence ATGCGCGTCCTGGTGATCGGTTCCGGCGCCCGGGAACATGCGTTACTCCTAGCCCTTCGCAAGGACCCCAAGGTTGACCACGTGGTGATCGCCCCCGGTAACGCCGGTACCGCGGCGGTGGCCGAGCAACGAGACATCGACATCACCTCGGCGTCGGCGGTCACCGCCTTGGCCCGCGACGTTGAGGCCGACCTGGTGGTGATCGGGCCGGAGGTGCCGCTGGTCTTGGGTGTGGCAGATGCGGTGCGTGCCGCTGGCATCGCCTGCTTCGGACCGTCGCAGGACGCCGCTCGCATCGAAGGCTCCAAGGCATTCGCTAAGGATGTGATGGCCGCCGCCGGCGTGCGCACCGCCCGCTCGGAGATCGTCGACAGCCCCGCTGACCTGGACGCCGCCCTGACCCGGTTCGGTCCGGATGCCGGGGAGGCGGCCTGGGTGGTCAAGGACGACGGGCTGGCCGCCGGCAAGGGCGTTGTAGTCACGGCAGATCGGGCTGCCGCCCGGGCCCACGCCGCCGGCCTGCTCGACAGCGGGCATCCGGTGCTGCTGGAATCCTTCCTGGACGGGCCCGAACTCTCCCTGTTCTGCATCGTCGACGGCGCCACCGTGGTACCGCTGCTGCCGGCACAGGACTTCAAGAGGGTGGGCGACGGCGACAGCGGGCCCAACACCGGCGGCATGGGCGCCTACGCACCGTTGCCGTGGTTGTCCCGGGAGGCTGCGGCCGGCATCGTCACCGACGTCGTCGAACCCGTCGCGGCCGAACTGCTCCGGCGGGGCAGCCGGTTCACTGGATTGCTGTATGCCGGTCTGGCGATGACGTCGACCGGGCCGGCGGTGGTCGAATTCAATTGCCGCTTCGGCGATCCAGAGACCCAGGCGGTGCTGGCCCTGCTGGAGTCGCCGCTCGGGCAGTTACTGCATGCCGCCGCCACCGGCGGGCTGAGCGAGTTCGGGGTGTTGCGCTGGCGGGATGCGGCGGCGGTGACAGTGGTGCTGGCAGCGGAGAACTACCCCGGCCGGCCGCGTGTCGGAGACGTGATCGTGGGTGCCGAGGCCGACGGGGTGTTACACGCCGGTACCGCGCGCCGTGACGATGGGGCGGTGGTGTCCTCCGGCGGGCGGGTGCTGTCGGTGGTGGGCGTCGGAGACGACCTGAGTGCCGCGCGTGCCGACGCGTACCGGATCCTCGACTCAATTCGCTTGCCGGGAAGCCACTTCCGCAGCGACATCGGCGCAGCTGCCGCCGAGGGGAAGATCCAGATCTGA